The DNA region CGAGATGGTGGCCGCCGATGGCGAAGTAGACGGCTTTTTAGGAAGCTTTAAGGGCTACCTGAAGTCGCTTTCGCGCAACCCCAAGCCCGAGCTACACGTTCCAGCTCGACGCCTAATTAGCATCATCGAGCAGCAGGGGTGGGATGTCGAGGATATGTCGTACGAGGCAGAGTCGTCGGTTATCAGCAAGCTCAACACCATCTTTACCACCGATGCTGATGCGATCAGCTCGCTTAAAGCCCTAAATGCCGAGGTATTCTGGAGCGACGTGATGGTAGCAGAGGCAAAATTCCTGAACATCCAAAAGGTAAGAGTGGTAGCCACCTCCGAAAAGGCGGGTGTTATCTCCCCTATCACCGCAGGTAAGGATGCTCGAGAAGCCTGTTACGCCCTATTAAAGAAGGTGGATGCGTTTGCCGTAGTTTCGGCGAAGCCCGAGTATGCGGCAATCATCAGCCAGATAAACGAGATTATTGACGCCAAGCGCGCCCAACTCTTTGCCCGCACCACCAAGGCTGAAAACGCCAGAAAGAAAGCTGCCGCTAAAAACGATTCGGAATCCGCATCGTAACATCACAAAAGAACATATTGTAGAAAGGGCCGTACAGCAATGCACGGCCCTTTCTCTATGTGTATTCTCTTTGTCTCTGTTAGGATGAAATTACATCCCCGAATGCTCCTGCTGCCGGTTCTCGAGGTAGCCCAGCACTACCCGATCCATAAAGAGCAGGAAGAGGATTAGAAACGATACGCCTGCTACTACGTAGCCGCTGATGGTAAACTCGGCGTACTTGGGGAAGAAGGCGTTGACAACGTAGTTGCCCACAAAAACCGCTACGGTAAGCAGGGCTAGCACAATAGCGGTTCGCCCAAGCATCTTAAGCTGAATTCGGAAGGCCAGCTTGCGGGCAATACGGTCGTTGACCCCCTGCAGGAAACTCTTAGGAAGCCCGTACCCCGGATCTTGGCGCATGGCGCTCTCGAAAAATTCGTCGAAGTTATGTTG from Acetobacteroides hydrogenigenes includes:
- a CDS encoding DUF6261 family protein, which translates into the protein MNKIKGSYLKNLRVDEQIGVLKQIISVLKSFNVSTLELEAELARLESTTKQFEVSTSTLSEKEKTAEMVAADGEVDGFLGSFKGYLKSLSRNPKPELHVPARRLISIIEQQGWDVEDMSYEAESSVISKLNTIFTTDADAISSLKALNAEVFWSDVMVAEAKFLNIQKVRVVATSEKAGVISPITAGKDAREACYALLKKVDAFAVVSAKPEYAAIISQINEIIDAKRAQLFARTTKAENARKKAAAKNDSESAS